In the genome of Candidatus Saccharimonadia bacterium, the window TCGACGCGCACGCCGACGGCCCTTGGTGCGCGCGCGACGTCCTCGGTGGCACCAATTGCGGTTTTTACACCTACGCACAGTGCCGGGCGGACATCGTAGGCATC includes:
- a CDS encoding DUF3551 domain-containing protein yields the protein DAHADGPWCARDVLGGTNCGFYTYAQCRADIVGIGGSCVPNQNYAGSPQSYGRDARRRPRQGPY